A region of Prochlorococcus marinus subsp. pastoris str. CCMP1986 DNA encodes the following proteins:
- a CDS encoding DNA polymerase III subunit delta', translated as MIDLKTENLLINQEVNENLESILKSKAFSNGYIFYGPEGIGKKQTAMKFIMEIFNKYSSNSNIEKKIIDKNHPDFLLIEPTYFFKGNLINRSEAETTKNNKETIRIEQIRNLKTFLGQKSIESGGKIVLIDDAHLMNEAASNCLLKTLEEPSNGIFILLTSRLNLLLDTIISRCQLIRFKAFSYKQLEIFIRNNLDSTVFDIYKEIDLEYFINSANGSPGKILKDIKIWNQLPNAIKENLDFPLSDNLEILKITKLISEELDIDQQMFLINFVQQKCWAKTRNKNIVKKLEDLKVHLKGFIQPRLAWEVTLLKIAIEDL; from the coding sequence ATGATTGATCTTAAAACTGAGAATCTTTTAATTAATCAGGAAGTTAATGAAAATCTAGAAAGCATACTTAAGAGTAAAGCATTTTCCAACGGTTATATATTTTATGGTCCGGAAGGTATAGGGAAAAAACAAACCGCTATGAAATTTATTATGGAAATTTTTAATAAATATTCATCTAATTCAAACATTGAAAAAAAAATCATAGATAAAAACCACCCTGATTTCTTATTAATTGAGCCTACCTATTTTTTTAAAGGTAATCTTATAAATCGTTCAGAAGCTGAAACTACAAAAAATAATAAAGAAACAATAAGAATAGAGCAAATTAGAAATTTAAAGACTTTTCTAGGTCAAAAATCCATTGAATCAGGTGGAAAAATTGTATTAATTGATGATGCTCACCTTATGAATGAAGCAGCATCTAATTGTCTTTTAAAAACACTAGAAGAGCCCTCTAACGGTATATTTATTCTTTTAACTTCTAGGTTAAACTTACTTTTGGATACTATTATCTCAAGATGTCAACTTATAAGATTTAAAGCTTTTTCATATAAACAGCTTGAGATTTTCATAAGAAATAATTTAGATTCTACAGTTTTTGATATTTATAAAGAAATAGATTTAGAGTATTTTATTAATTCAGCAAATGGCTCTCCAGGAAAAATACTGAAAGATATAAAAATTTGGAACCAATTACCAAATGCAATTAAAGAAAACTTGGACTTTCCATTAAGTGATAATTTAGAAATACTAAAAATAACAAAATTAATATCTGAAGAACTAGATATTGATCAACAAATGTTTTTAATAAATTTTGTACAACAAAAATGTTGGGCAAAAACTAGAAACAAAAACATCGTCAAAAAACTAGAAGATTTGAAGGTACATCTTAAAGGTTTTATACAACCACGACTAGCATGGGAAGTAACTTTATTAAAAATAGCAATTGAAGATTTGTAA
- the tmk gene encoding dTMP kinase — translation MRGKFIVIEGIDGCGKTTQIDEISKWIPTSGLLRGKQKLVKTREPGGSLLGKKIRNLILDNHKDNKPSSLAELLLYSADRAEHISKTISPALENQDWVLSDRFCDSTLAYQGYGRNINLEIIKNIESIVCQGESPDLTIFLEISAEESVLRREKFIPDRMESEGIKFLEKVNEGFKLIAKEKNWTTISALQDINTITNEIKETLLKKFSRVNND, via the coding sequence ATGAGGGGTAAATTTATTGTTATTGAAGGAATTGATGGTTGCGGTAAAACAACCCAAATTGATGAAATTTCTAAATGGATCCCAACTAGTGGTCTTTTGAGAGGAAAGCAAAAATTAGTAAAAACTAGAGAACCTGGAGGAAGCTTATTAGGAAAAAAAATTAGAAATTTAATACTTGATAATCATAAAGATAATAAACCTTCTTCTCTGGCTGAATTATTGCTTTATTCTGCTGATAGAGCAGAACATATTTCCAAAACCATATCACCTGCTTTAGAAAATCAAGACTGGGTACTTAGCGATAGATTTTGTGACTCTACACTTGCTTATCAAGGTTATGGTAGAAATATCAATCTTGAGATTATCAAAAATATCGAATCTATTGTTTGTCAAGGAGAATCCCCAGACCTGACTATTTTTCTAGAAATTTCAGCAGAAGAAAGTGTATTACGAAGGGAAAAGTTTATTCCAGATAGGATGGAATCTGAAGGGATAAAATTCCTAGAAAAAGTTAATGAAGGTTTTAAGTTGATTGCAAAAGAAAAAAATTGGACAACAATATCTGCTTTACAGGATATAAATACTATTACTAATGAAATAAAAGAAACCTTACTAAAAAAGTTTTCTCGAGTAAACAATGATTGA
- a CDS encoding heavy metal translocating P-type ATPase, with product MNSIQLNITGMKCGGCVNTVENILKNSDGVQNVSVNLLTESAYFEINKTVPNIDQVLENLKQSGFPAKIYINDFSKKVNKVQLEKKKKWINQWKKLNFALLLLLFSVLGHLAEGGFLNLPILGNLFFHAALATLALFFPGREIVIKGFKSLIKNRPDMDSLVALGVSSAYTTSLLSLIFPSTGFPCFFNEPVMLLGFILIGRFLEERAKYQTGSSIGELLDLQPEMANIYIEANKVKSVRVHSLKIGDEIQLLAGDRVPADCIVINGNSSVDVSHITGESKPIDVKSGEHLLNGSLNLNSTLKLKVIKVGEETSLAKLVNLIESVQSKKPPIQRIADKIAGKFTYFVLFIATSSFFFWWKGAKQIWPDLLINNHHDLLTTSNHTLHNSLGSNAENFLTLAIQLSIAVLVIACPCALGLATPTVITVASGKAAKKGVLFKGGDKIEMASKINHIIFDKTGTLTKGKPFIIDYLNTADKLFLLKISASLESQSRHPIASALVNEAKKQNLSLLTIKNIHTESGRGISGELDSIDGEINIGSVEWLNSKGVIIDSKSKEILENEENKSHSVIGVCINKKLLGFILLGDLLREDSISSVQKLREDNYNIKILSGDRKETVVELAKKLDSPEAEIKWDLLPEMKLKIIENLKKSNKVAMIGDGINDAPALAASNLGIAVGSGTQIAKANADVVLMGDQLSGLPYALSLAKRTIGKIKQNLFWAFGYNLIAIPIAGGILFPKYGILLTPSIAALLMATSSITVVINALSLE from the coding sequence ATGAATAGTATTCAATTAAATATTACCGGTATGAAATGTGGGGGTTGTGTTAACACGGTAGAAAATATATTAAAAAATTCGGATGGGGTACAAAATGTTTCTGTTAACTTACTTACTGAAAGTGCATATTTTGAAATTAATAAAACAGTTCCAAACATTGATCAGGTTTTAGAAAACCTCAAGCAAAGCGGTTTTCCCGCAAAGATTTACATAAATGATTTTTCAAAAAAAGTAAATAAAGTTCAATTAGAAAAAAAAAAGAAATGGATTAATCAATGGAAAAAACTTAATTTTGCACTCTTACTTTTATTGTTTTCAGTGTTAGGGCATTTAGCAGAAGGAGGTTTTTTAAATTTACCAATATTAGGAAATTTATTCTTTCATGCTGCACTGGCCACATTAGCTTTATTCTTTCCTGGAAGAGAAATTGTAATCAAAGGATTCAAATCACTTATTAAAAATCGACCAGATATGGATTCTTTAGTAGCTCTGGGAGTAAGTAGTGCTTATACAACAAGTCTATTATCATTAATATTTCCTTCGACTGGTTTTCCCTGTTTTTTTAATGAACCAGTAATGTTATTGGGGTTTATTCTTATTGGACGTTTTTTAGAAGAAAGAGCAAAGTATCAAACAGGTTCTTCTATTGGAGAATTACTAGATCTCCAACCAGAAATGGCAAATATTTATATAGAAGCAAATAAAGTCAAATCAGTCAGAGTACATTCTTTAAAAATAGGAGATGAAATTCAATTATTAGCTGGAGATCGTGTACCAGCTGATTGTATTGTTATCAATGGAAATTCATCTGTAGATGTTTCTCATATTACAGGGGAATCTAAACCTATAGATGTGAAATCAGGTGAACATTTACTTAATGGCTCATTAAATTTAAATTCCACCTTAAAGCTAAAGGTTATCAAAGTGGGAGAAGAAACTTCTCTAGCAAAACTAGTTAATCTTATTGAATCAGTTCAATCTAAAAAGCCTCCAATTCAGAGAATCGCTGATAAGATTGCAGGGAAATTCACATACTTCGTACTTTTTATTGCAACTTCAAGCTTCTTTTTTTGGTGGAAAGGTGCAAAACAAATTTGGCCAGATTTGTTAATAAACAATCATCATGACTTGTTAACCACATCCAACCATACGTTACATAATTCATTAGGTAGTAATGCTGAAAATTTTTTAACTTTAGCCATTCAACTCTCAATTGCTGTTTTAGTAATAGCTTGTCCCTGCGCTTTAGGTCTTGCTACTCCCACAGTAATAACTGTTGCATCAGGTAAAGCTGCAAAAAAAGGCGTTTTATTTAAAGGCGGAGATAAAATAGAAATGGCATCAAAAATTAATCATATTATTTTTGATAAAACAGGGACATTGACCAAAGGTAAACCTTTCATAATCGATTATTTAAATACTGCTGATAAATTATTTCTTTTAAAAATATCTGCAAGTTTAGAAAGTCAAAGCCGACATCCCATAGCTAGCGCATTAGTTAATGAAGCCAAAAAACAAAACCTTAGCTTGTTGACAATTAAAAACATCCATACAGAATCTGGTAGAGGTATATCAGGAGAACTTGATTCAATTGATGGGGAAATCAATATTGGAAGTGTTGAATGGTTGAATAGTAAAGGAGTAATAATTGATAGTAAATCAAAAGAAATATTAGAAAATGAGGAAAACAAATCCCATTCTGTGATTGGAGTATGTATAAATAAGAAGTTACTCGGATTTATTTTATTAGGTGATTTATTAAGAGAGGATTCTATTAGTTCTGTTCAAAAATTAAGAGAGGATAATTATAATATAAAAATTTTAAGCGGAGATAGAAAAGAAACTGTAGTGGAGTTGGCAAAAAAATTAGATAGTCCAGAAGCAGAAATAAAATGGGATCTTCTTCCAGAAATGAAATTAAAAATAATTGAAAATTTAAAGAAGAGCAATAAAGTTGCAATGATTGGAGATGGAATAAATGATGCACCTGCTTTGGCAGCTTCAAATTTAGGAATAGCAGTTGGTTCAGGTACCCAGATTGCGAAAGCGAATGCAGATGTTGTTTTAATGGGAGATCAGTTATCTGGATTACCTTATGCACTTAGTCTTGCAAAAAGAACAATAGGAAAAATTAAACAAAATCTATTCTGGGCTTTTGGATACAACTTGATTGCAATTCCCATAGCGGGAGGTATTCTATTTCCAAAATATGGCATTCTTCTTACACCATCAATCGCAGCATTATTGATGGCAACTAGTTCAATAACCGTTGTAATAAATGCTTTATCTTTAGAATAA